TTTTAGATAAATTCAAGTTTACCATTTTTCGCCCTGAGTTTTTTTCAGATTTTCTGAAATCAAAATTTTTTGTTCTCTTCGTGTATTTCGGAAATAACTTAAAGTTTTATTAAAGGCGTTCCTTGGCCTTCAAAAATCGAGAATGACAGCGCCGGACAATTCATACAACCCATGCTAGATATATCCCCAATATTATAAAGGAAAAGCCCTCTAAGATGCTTAGCTTTCGTAAGCTTAGCTATCTTCTACCCCTAAATTTCCTGATCGCGCTCATAAGGTGCAAAATTGACCGTGACAAAACACAAATCCTTGAGTTCACAAAAACGTGATGGGCTTATTGAATTTATTTCAAAGGTAAAATTACGCAAAAATACTGTCGTCAAAACCTACTTTTAAGAATCAAAAAGGGAACAAATTCCATATACAACCAAAGTCATAGTAAAATCACACTATTTTAGTCACATTTGTATTGTACGATAAATGCATCGAAATTCACGGTATGGTTTAATAATTTGTTTACCATATTCCTCAGCATCAAAAGCGAAGCGTGATTAGTTAAAGCCAACAATGCATAAAAAAAGGGGGGGGACTATAATCCCAGTGTGTATCCACCATTAGCAACAAAGCTAATAGGGCGCGATTATTATACACTGTCTCCTCATACCATTCATGTATGCTTCAATCATCCTTCGCTAGGGTTTAACGAGGTCATTTCAGGCACAGAAAGGCTTGCTAAAGACACCACCTCTTTTGGAAGGTACTTTTACAAATGCTGAGCACACGCATGACCGCTGGCCCAAGCCCACTGAAAATTATATCCTCCAAGCCAACCAGTGACATCTACACATTCACCTATGAAATATAATCCAGGCTGATTATTCGCTTCCAAGGTTTTGGAGCTTAAAGCTTGAGTACTAACACCACCTCGCGTTACCTCAGCTTTCTTAAACCCTTCAGATCCTGTTGGAGTTAACCGCCAAGCGGACAAACGTTTTGCAATCTCCTTGAGAGCTACATTTGGAAGATCAGCAAGGTTACCGGGCCACGATAGCGCGATTGCATCCGCGAGGCGCTCTGCCAGAACCTCATTCAAAATAGCTTTCACAGTAGATTTGGGGCGCTCTGCTTTTTGCTCTCGAAGCCAATCAAAGGCGTCAGGAATGTTCGGTAACAAGTTTACCTTAATATCTTGCCCTAAAGACCAATAAGAAGAAATCTGCAGGATAGCTGGCCCGGAAAGTCCGCGATGCGTAAATAGCAGGTTTTCACGAAACTCGGTTTTACCACAGCTTACAACACAATCAGCAGATACCCCCGCTAAGCTTTTCATAGCAGCAACCGTTTCTGGCGCAAACACCAGAGGTACAAGAGCTGGTTCTGGCTCTACAACTGGTAAACCAAATTGCTCTGCAATCTCATAAGCAAAACCGGTAGCACCCATCTTTGGGATTGAAACACCACCAGTAGCAACCACAAGCTTTTCGGCGACCAAAGCCCCGTCAGACGTTTTCAGCCAATATTTATCTGGGCCATAGCTTACGGCATCCACCTTCACACCAGTTTTCAATGTTACGCCAGAAGTCATACATTCCGTGAGAAGAATATCTAAAATCTTGCCTGCGCCTTGGTCACAAAACAACTGCCCTAGTGTTTTCTCGTGCCAAGTAGCGCCATGTTTGGAAATAAGCTCAATAAAATCCCAGTGGGTATAACGGCTGAGAGCCGATTTTGCAAAATGCGGATTTTGGCTCAAATACGCGGATGGCACTACATCCATATTGGTGAAGTTGCAGCGCCCGCCACCAGAGATAAGAATTTTTGCGCCAGCTTTCTTGCTATGCTCAAGCAGTAATACTTTCTTCCCACGCCCAGCCGCCGTTAACGCACACATTAGCCCCGCGGCACCTGCACCAATAATGATGACATCATACTCAGACATGGAAATTCCAATTTTATAAAGAAACAGATTATTCTGCGTTGCACTTTTATTGAATTTATCCCCCTTTCACAAGCTCTTACACCACCGTTAAACACCCATCCGAATCCGAAGGAAATTTCCCCTGTTACTCAACTAGCTGTTGCTATGTTCATTTACCGCTTTAGTATGGTTTTCGGTTTTAGGGGGTGCTCAATGGGGAGTTGGGCAAAAAACCACAGGAAAATTCAGATTCTTTACGATGTGTTTATGTTTCTTTAACCGCAATCGTAGATGAATTAGATGTTCGAGGAGCTTTCAGGGCTCAATTTTAGGTAAACGAGGGGCAGTTTCAACAATGGCCGCGCTTGATAGTACATCTCAGTCCAATATTTTTAGCATCCGTAATTTGCTATTCGCAGTAACCAGTGTTCTTGCCTTATTTGTGCTGGGACTAACCATTTCCAACATGAATGATGCGCTTGAAAAAGAAACACAAGCGAAACAAGCTATGCAATTGAATGAAGTGATTGACAATATCGTTTCACTCAAAATGGCTCTCGGTGATAAACGTACCGCTACATATACTGCGTATGGGGTCGCAGGCGCTGCAAGCGATGGCCTTATCACCAAAGTGACCATTAACGATAACGCTATTCTTGGCGCTTATGAAGAAATCGCTGGTGCTCTTGATAATCTCCCTCCTTTCGCGGGTGAAGAAAAGAACCCAGAATTCTACAAGTCTATCAATTCCAAATTTGCATCAGCGAAAACAGAATTCCAGAATGCATACACTGCTTATGAAGATACGCTGGAAACAATTGAAAGCGATATAGAGTCCTCTGAAAAAGAACTAAGTGGCCGTAAAGCAATTGGGCCAATGACTGACCTCATCATGGCAGCAGCGACACTGCGTTCTTACCTCGAAGAAAATTATGATTTTGGAAATGATACAATTTCCCGAGTGATGAAATTGAAGCATCAGCTTTGGTTGATGGTTGAATATGCGACGCGTGAAGCAGCATCCCTTGGTGAAAACATCTCCGGCGGCACACAGATTTCAGACATCCGTAAATCGCAAGGCGCCAGCTACAATGGTCAGGGTCAGGCTGCCTGGAGTAGTGTGCAAGGCCTCACCAACTCAATGACGATTGCTGACCAAAGCAGCAACGCAGGCCAGCTCAACAAAATGCTTGAAGATATTCAAACCGTTTTCTTTGATGAGTTCGAGAACACACGCTTTGAACTTTATGATGTTTCTGACTTTGCTGAAGAAGATGAAAACGGTGATATCTTCGTAGACTATGAAATCTCGCCTGAAGAGTGGGTTGAACAAGCTAACACCGCCAAAGCACCTGTGATGCAAATGAACAGCTATGCTGATACACTTGCTAGAGCACTAAATGAAAAAGGTGTAGACGATGCATCCAGCAGCGTATGGACATCCATCCTTCTTATGATCCTAGTCGTTCTTATCGGCGGCGGCGCATTCTATATTGTGAACTTCCGCGTTATTCGCCCAATTAATGCGCTATCCGATACAATGGATGTATTGGCACAAGGTAATCTGGATATTGATATCCCGTTTACTGAACAGCATGACGAAATGGGCTCCATGGCTAATTCTGTTCAAGTCTTCAAAGATAACGCTCTGGAACGCCGTGAAATGGAAGCGCGCCAACGTGAGCAGGAAGAGCAAGAGCGTCAGCGTAAAGAACAAGAAGCGGAAATGAAACGCCGCGAAGATGAAGAGCGCCGTATCCGTGACGAACAACAAGCTGAACAGGCTCGTATTGAACGTCGTAACGAAATGCTGAAACTAGCTGATCAGTTTGAAGAATCTGTAATGGCCGTTGTGGAAAGCGTTTCTGGTTCTGCATCAGAAATGGAAACAGCAGCTGGCGGCATGGCTTCTACTGCAGAAGATACTTCACAGAAATCTAATGTGGTGGCAAATGCTGCACAGATGGCCAGCAGCAATGCTCAGATGGTGGCTAGTGCAGCAGAGGAACTATCTGCCTCTGTACGTGAGATCACGGGTCAGACGACACAGTCTAGCGCTGCTGCACGTGATGCAGTGAACCGGACAGAGAATGCCGGTAAGGATATTTCCGAGCTGGTAGACGCTGCGCAAAAGATTGGTGACGTTGTAAAACTTATCAACGATATTGCCGAGCAAACAAACCTTCTTGCCCTCAACGCAACTATTGAGGCTGCTCGTGCAGGTGACGCAGGTAAAGGTTTCGCAGTAGTGGCATCTGAGGTGAAATCACTTGCGAACCAAACAGCTAATGCAACGCAAGAAATCAGCGAGCAGGTTGGCAGCATGCAGCAGGCCACAAATACCGCTGTGCGTGCTATGGATGAGATCAAGAGCATTATCGGTGATATTGAATCAACTTCTGTATCCATTGCCTCTGCTGTTGAAGAGCAGGACGCATCAACACAGGAAATTGCTCGTAACGTTTCTGAAGTATCCAGCGGTACAGAGGAAGTAACCTCCAACATCCATGCGGTGAATGAGGGTGCTACATCTACAGGTGCTGCTGCTACACAGGTACTTGGTGCCGCACAGCAGCTTACACAGCAGTCT
This DNA window, taken from Kordiimonas sp. SCSIO 12603, encodes the following:
- a CDS encoding NAD(P)/FAD-dependent oxidoreductase, whose amino-acid sequence is MSEYDVIIIGAGAAGLMCALTAAGRGKKVLLLEHSKKAGAKILISGGGRCNFTNMDVVPSAYLSQNPHFAKSALSRYTHWDFIELISKHGATWHEKTLGQLFCDQGAGKILDILLTECMTSGVTLKTGVKVDAVSYGPDKYWLKTSDGALVAEKLVVATGGVSIPKMGATGFAYEIAEQFGLPVVEPEPALVPLVFAPETVAAMKSLAGVSADCVVSCGKTEFRENLLFTHRGLSGPAILQISSYWSLGQDIKVNLLPNIPDAFDWLREQKAERPKSTVKAILNEVLAERLADAIALSWPGNLADLPNVALKEIAKRLSAWRLTPTGSEGFKKAEVTRGGVSTQALSSKTLEANNQPGLYFIGECVDVTGWLGGYNFQWAWASGHACAQHL
- a CDS encoding methyl-accepting chemotaxis protein, whose product is MAALDSTSQSNIFSIRNLLFAVTSVLALFVLGLTISNMNDALEKETQAKQAMQLNEVIDNIVSLKMALGDKRTATYTAYGVAGAASDGLITKVTINDNAILGAYEEIAGALDNLPPFAGEEKNPEFYKSINSKFASAKTEFQNAYTAYEDTLETIESDIESSEKELSGRKAIGPMTDLIMAAATLRSYLEENYDFGNDTISRVMKLKHQLWLMVEYATREAASLGENISGGTQISDIRKSQGASYNGQGQAAWSSVQGLTNSMTIADQSSNAGQLNKMLEDIQTVFFDEFENTRFELYDVSDFAEEDENGDIFVDYEISPEEWVEQANTAKAPVMQMNSYADTLARALNEKGVDDASSSVWTSILLMILVVLIGGGAFYIVNFRVIRPINALSDTMDVLAQGNLDIDIPFTEQHDEMGSMANSVQVFKDNALERREMEARQREQEEQERQRKEQEAEMKRREDEERRIRDEQQAEQARIERRNEMLKLADQFEESVMAVVESVSGSASEMETAAGGMASTAEDTSQKSNVVANAAQMASSNAQMVASAAEELSASVREITGQTTQSSAAARDAVNRTENAGKDISELVDAAQKIGDVVKLINDIAEQTNLLALNATIEAARAGDAGKGFAVVASEVKSLANQTANATQEISEQVGSMQQATNTAVRAMDEIKSIIGDIESTSVSIASAVEEQDASTQEIARNVSEVSSGTEEVTSNIHAVNEGATSTGAAATQVLGAAQQLTQQSTDLRGQVENFLKTIRA